The following are from one region of the Chanos chanos chromosome 10, fChaCha1.1, whole genome shotgun sequence genome:
- the b3gnt2b gene encoding N-acetyllactosaminide beta-1,3-N-acetylglucosaminyltransferase 2, which translates to MQGPRRKTKVLGTVLMVFFVIMVLSHHGDRGKNLNSKIRIPSKKFWGKMVPSEAYWNHQQQILDHLRNPILNSSNGTWGEKFNNSENDTVILNSCDPDHRVSTQVKDYNSLPTRFKDFLTYIRCRTYPMVVDQPQICNDDPFLLLAIKSLAPHFDRRQAIRESWGRAGRMANKTVVTVFLLGNATAVDHFPDLSEMLSYESSKHKDILQWDYRDSFFNLTIKEVLFLKWFNKSCSGAQFIFKGDDDVFVNTLHILDFLKGLSPAKAKDLFVGDVITNAGPHRDKKVKYFIPESIFVGTYPPYAGGGGYLYSGHLALRLHAATQQVTLYPIDDVYTGMCLRKLGLAPEKHKGFRTFDIEEKYRNNPCAYKSLMLVHPRTPQDMIKIWSWLNSPDLNCH; encoded by the coding sequence ATGCAGGGCCcgaggagaaagacaaaagtCCTGGGGACCGTCCTAATGGTGTTCTTCGTCATCATGGTATTGTCACATCATGGAGACCGAGGAAAGAATCTCAACAGCAAGATTCGCATTCCAAGCAAAAAGTTCTGGGGCAAGATGGTCCCGAGTGAGGCGTACTGGAACCACCAGCAGCAGATACTGGACCATCTTAGGAACCCTATCCTGAATAGCTCCAATGGGACTTGGGGTGAGAAGTTTAACAACAGCGAAAATGACACAGTGATTCTGAACTCTTGCGATCCAGACCACAGGGTCTCCACCCAAGTGAAGGACTACAATTCCCTCCCAACTCGTTTCAAAGACTTCCTGACGTACATCAGGTGCCGGACTTATCCCATGGTGGTGGACCAGCCACAGATCTGCAATGACGACCCTTTTCTCCTGCTAGCCATCAAGTCCTTAGCTCCCCATTTTGACCGGCGGCAGGCCATACGGGAGTCATGGGGTCGGGCCGGCCGCATGGCTAACAAAACTGTGGTGACTGTCTTCCTTCTGGGTAACGCCACCGCAGTGGACCACTTCCCTGACCTATCGGAAATGCTGAGTTACGAGAGTTCTAAGCACAAAGATATACTTCAGTGGGACTATAGGGACTCCTTCTTCAATCTTACCATCAAAGAGGTATTGTTCCTCAAGTGGTTTAACAAAAGCTGTAGTGGGGcccaattcattttcaaaggggATGACGACGTCTTCGTTAACACCCTGCATATTCTGGACTTCCTCAAGGGTCTCTCCCCAGCCAAAGCAAAGGATCTCTTTGTTGGGGATGTGATCACCAATGCTGGGCCCCACAGAGATAAAAAGGTGAAATACTTCATCCCTGAGAGTATATTTGTGGGGACATACCCCCCGTATGCTGGTGGGGGTGGATACCTGTACTCTGGCCACTTGGCATTGCGCCTGCATGCTGCCACGCAACAGGTAACTCTGTATCCGATTGATGATGTCTATACGGGGATGTGCCTCCGAAAACTAGGCCTAGCCCCTGAAAAACACAAGGGTTTTAGGACTTTTGACATTGAGGAGAAATATCGCAACAACCCCTGTGCCTACAAGAGCCTGATGCTGGTCCACCCTCGAACACCACAAGACATGATTAAAATCTGGTCTTGGCTTAATAGTCCAGATCTTAACTGTCATTGA